The genomic segment CGGCCGCCTGGTCCGGGGTGGCGACGGGCCGCCCGACCTTCTCGCACAGCGCCACCGCCTCCGCCACCAGCTCGACGTTCGTCGGTGTGCGCGGGCCGCCGTAGAACTCGAGGCCGAGGTGGAGGTGCCCGCCCCGCTCGAGGGCCACCGCCGCAACCTCGCTGGCGGTGACGTCGCCGCCCACCACCGAGACCGCCCAGGGCAGGTCGCAGCCGGCCAGCATCTCCAGGTAGGCGTCCAGCGCCGTCAGCGTGGGGGGCAGGCCGAACGGGGCCCCGAGGAGGCCGTAGTCCGTCGACAGGTACAGCTTGACCATGGCCCCGGCCGGCAGCTCTCCGGCGTGCCACCACGCCAGGGTGGCGCGCAGGAACCCGGGCTCGTAGACGGCGATGCTCGGGCCCAGCCCGTGCTCCCGGCAGATCTCGAACGCCCGGGTGATGGCGTCGAAGGAGTTGGCGTACACGAACGCCCCGGCCGGCACCCCCCGCTCGTCGACCCCACCGAGGTTGACCGAGCCCGGATCGGTGAGCCCCAGCCGCAGCAGGCCACTGCCCGCCAACGGGGCGAGGTGCTCGTAGCTGAGCGGGGGGCCGAAGTGCGCGGTCGGGTACACCAGGGCGTCGGGGCGGGCGGCCAGCACGGGAAGCCAGCCCT from the Acidimicrobiales bacterium genome contains:
- a CDS encoding 3-keto-5-aminohexanoate cleavage protein, with product MPAPPVIIEAAINGGTTKERNPNVPRQPEEIAADAIACIEAGAAIVHNHIDRGGLSVEEAAERYLEGWLPVLAARPDALVYPTAHFGPPLSYEHLAPLAGSGLLRLGLTDPGSVNLGGVDERGVPAGAFVYANSFDAITRAFEICREHGLGPSIAVYEPGFLRATLAWWHAGELPAGAMVKLYLSTDYGLLGAPFGLPPTLTALDAYLEMLAGCDLPWAVSVVGGDVTASEVAAVALERGGHLHLGLEFYGGPRTPTNVELVAEAVALCEKVGRPVATPDQAADILGLPRTRAGVGN